The genomic window ACAAATCCGCCCTCGCCAACGTCCAGCGGTGCCACCAGGGTGCTGTTGGAGCCGATAAAAACATCGTCTCCCAGGGACGTTTTATGTTTGTTCACGCCATCGTAATTGCAGGTAATGGTGCCTGCGCCAATATTGACACCACCGCCCAACTCGGCGTCCCCGACATAGCTCAGATGATTCACCTTGCTGCCCGGCCCAATCGTCGCTTTCTTGGTTTCTACAAAGTTGCCAATACGCGCGCCGTCAGCGAGGACTGTTCCCGGTCGCAAACGGGCATAGGGCCCCACGGAACAACTGCCACCCACCTGACTGTCATCGATATGGCTCATTGCGTGTATTTGTGTATCGACGCCCACGGTGCAGTTTTTCAAAACGCAGTTGGGACCAATGTGGACGCCCTCGCCAATAGTGACTTCACCTTCAAACACGCAATTCACGTCAATAAACACGTCCCGTCCACAATGCAGACTTCCCCGAACGTCGATGCGCGCGGGATCTGCGAGAGACACACCGGCGGTCATCAATGCGACGGCGGCGCGCTCGCGATGAACGGTCTCGGCCTCGGCAAGCTGGATTCGGTCATTGATACCCATAACCTCCGAGGCCTCGTCCGCGCGAAGGGCGGCGACGCAATGGCCGTCTTTCACGGCCATGGACAGTACATCGGGGAGATAGAACTCCCCTTGAGCATTGGCATTGCCCACCCGCGGTAGGTAGTCCGCGAGGAGCGAAGCAGGGTAGGCGAGAACACCTGTGTTGATTTCAGAAATCCGCCGCTGCTCCTCCGTGGCATCTTTATGCTCCACCACGCCTTCGAGCTGATCGCCGCTATCGCGCAGTACCCGACCATAACCTTCGGGGTCATCAAGCACCGCCGTCAACAATGCCGGTGCGTTGTCGATGAGACCTTCCAACGTGCTAGCACGCAACAGCGGCACATCACCGTACAAAATCAACACCGTGGAGTCACCGTCGATTCCCGGCATGGCCTGGAGTACCGCGTGGGCGGTACCCAGCTGTTCTTCTTGCATGACCCAGACCAGATCCTCGGCGTCCAAGGCTTCGCGAACCAGCTCGGAGCCGTGGCCTATGACCACGTGAATGCGCACCGGCATCAGCATCCGGGCGCTGGCAAGCACGTGCGCAAGAAGGGGCTTGTTCGCCAGAGGGTGCAAAACTTTGGGTAGATCAGAACGCATACGCGTTCCCTGGCCTGCGGCGAGAATGACGACTTCAAGCTTCATAAAAATAGCCCGGTGGTCCGGCCCTTTGAAAAATCCGATACCCGATAGTACTGACTGTTCCGGGGTTTACAACGCGACTAATACCGACTGGTTCACAGGCTGAAAGACTGGCAGACAAAGACCATCAATCACTGATAGCCTCCGATATTCATGAGACATAAACGGACTTGAGAGTGAATCAGGATCAGAAGCTCATTGTAGGCAGCGAAGAGTGGTGTTCCTTTCCAGCCCTCGGCATACCCGCGGTAAAAGCCCGGGTAGACAGCGGCGCCAAGACCTCATCGCTTCACGCGTTCAATATTCATCCCTTTAACCGCAACGGCGAAAAGTGGATCAGTTTTGAAGTCCACCCCATTCAGCGCAACCGCAAAACCACCGTGCGCTGCGAATCACCGGTTATCGACCGTCGCTTTGTAAAAAGCTCCAGCGGTGACCGGGAAAAACGCTATGTCATCAACAGCTCGGTACACATAGGCGGATCGAGTTTCGATATCGAGCTTACCCTCAGCAATCGCGACACCATGGGGTATCGCATGCTTCTGGGACGCGAGGCCATGAGCGGTCGTATGCTCGTAGACCCTGCGGCGAGCTTCAGCGTGGGGGACCTTACGCCCACCCAGCTTTCGCAGATGTATGGCGTCGCCACGGAACCATCCTCGGGACTGAAAATAGGCGTCCTTGCATCCAATCCCGAGCTTTATAGCAACAAACGCCTCATGGAGGCAGGCGCAAACCGCGGTCACGAAATGGTGTTTCTGGACATCAAGCTGTGCTACATGAAACTCGATGCGGAAACCCCGGAAATTCACTATCGCGGCGGATGGATTCTCAATGATATTGATGCGGTGATACCGCGCATACGGCCGCAGCTGACCTTCTATGGCTGCGCCCTGACACGCCATTTCGAGAGCATCGACGTTTATCCTCTCAACAATGCTTCATCCATCAGTTACTCAAGGGACAAGCTGTACAGCCTGCAGTTGCTTCAACGCAAGGGTCTGGAGATACCCACTACGGGCTTTGCCAACTCTCCCATGGATACGGCAGAGCTTATCGATATGGTGGGAGGAGCGCCTCTCATCGTGAAGCTCTTGCAGGGCACCCAGGGTCGAGGGGTGGTTCTTGCCGAAACCCGCAAAGCCGGTGAAAGCGTTATCAATGCCATCAAGTCCCTCAACGCCAACTTGCTGGTGCAGGAGTTCATCAAGGAAGCGCAAGGCCGGGATCTCCGTTGTTTCGTCATCGACGGGAAGGTCATCGCTTCCATCGAGCGCCGGGCCGCACCGGGAGAGTTCCGGGCAAACCTGCATCAGGGCGGGTCCGCGGCACTGGTTCGCATCACCCCGGAAGAGCGTCGACTCGCAATCAAGGCTACTAAAGCTCTGGGGCTGCAGGTGGCCGGTGTGGATATCATTCGCTCGGCAAAAGGCCCTCTGCTACTGGAAGTGAATTCATCGCCGGGCCTTGAGGGTATCGAGACAGCCACCGGTAAGGACATTGCCGGCGACATGATTGCCTCCATTGAGCGCGCCCTGAATTGGAAGCCCGCAGCAAAGACTTGAAATAGATCGACTCAAATAGCAGGCATAAAAAACCCCGGTCATTGCCGGGGTTTTTGTGTTGCCACGAAGACGTCTCAGCGTCCCGCGCGATTCCGCATCTTCCGAAGAGTCGCCAGCTGGGCTGCCGCCTCCGCAAGCTGAGAAGACGCCCGACCGTAATCAAAATCACCGGTCTGATTGGCCAGCGCCTGTTCGGCATCCCGCCGCGCTTCCTCAGCTGCTGCTTCATCAACATCAGCGGCGCGCATAGCCGTGTCCGCGAGGATAGAGACCACACCGGGTTGCACTTCGAGATAACCACCGGACACGTAGTACACCTGCTCTTCACCGTTCTGCAGGGTGATACGCACGGGCCCGGGAATCAATGAAGACAACAGGGGCGCGTGACCGTAGTTCACACCCAGTTCCCCCATCTCACCGGTCGCAATCAGCGATTCCACCAGTCCTGAGAAAATCTCCTCCTCAGCACTGACGATGTCGCAATGAATAGTCATGGCCATACTCTGTCCTTTTTGCCCCGTCCTCTCTGCCTCTACCTGTAAAGCTCGCTGCTTTTAAACTACGATTTACAGATTCTTGGCTTTTTCGACGGCCTCATCAATGCTGCCCACCATGTAGAAGGCCTGCTCGGGCAGGTGATCGTATTCACCAGCCAGAATAGCGTTAAAGCCGGCGATAGTGTCCTTGAGAGACACGTACTTACCAGGTGCACCGGTGAAGATTTCCGCCACGTGGAAGGGCTGAGACAGAAAACGCTCGATCTTACGAGCGCGATCAACGGTCTGCTTGTCTTCTTCCGACAGCTCGTCCATGCCGAGAATGGCGATGATGTCCTTGAGCTCTTTGTAACGCTGAAGCACGTTCTGTACACCGCGAGCCGCTTCGTAATGCTCGTTACCGATGAGCAGGGGATCAAGCTGACGGGACGTAGAGTCCAGAGGATCTACCGCCGGGTAAATACCTTTTGCAGCAATATCCCGTGACAGTACAACTGTGGAGTCCAGGTGCGCGAAGGTCGTAGCAGGCGAGGGATCCGTCAGGTCATCCGCAGGTACGTATACCGCCTGGATAGACGTAATAGAGCCCGTCTTCGTAGAGGTAATACGCTCCTGCAATGCACCCATTTCCTCAGCCAGGGTAGGCTGGTAGCCCACCGCTGATGGCATACGACCCAGCAGTGCCGATACTTCGGTTCCCGCGAGGGTGTAACGATAGATGTTGTCAACAAACAGCAACACGTCACGACCTTCGTCACGGAACTTCTCAGCCATGGTCAAACCGGTGAGGGCAACCCGGAGGCGGTTTCCGGGCGGCTCATTCATCTGGCCGTACACCATGGCTACTTTCGAGTTTGAGGGGTTCTCAATATCAACAACCTTGGACTCCTGCATTTCGTAGTAGAAGTCGTTACCTTCCCGGGTTCGCTCACCCACACCGGCGAATACGGACAAGCCGGAATGTTGCAATGCAATATTGTTAATCAGCTCCATCATGTTGACGGTTTTACCAACACCGGCACCACCAAACAGTCCGACCTTACCGCCTTTTGCGAAGGGGCAGACCAGATCAATAACCTTGATACCGGTTTCCAGAAGATCGTCAGATGCAGACAGTTCTTCATAGGTCGGTGCGGCGCGGTGAATTGACGCGCGTTCTTTTTCACCGATGGGGCCACGCTCATCGATAGGATTACCCAGCACATCCATGATGCGACCCAGGGTTTCGCCACCCACGGGAACCGCAATGGGAGCGCCGGTGTTATCGACGCCCAGTCCGCGGGACAGGCCCTCGGAGGAACCCATGGCAATGGTACGTACCACGCCATCGCCAAGCTGCTGCTGAACTTCCAGAGTGATGTCCTTCTCTGTAATTTTCAGCGCGTCATAAACCCGCGGCACAGAATCACGGGGAAATTCCACGTCGATTACCGCGCCGATGATCTGTACGACTCGTCCGCTACTCATGTGTGTTCCTCTTCTCTTTAACTGATAGCAGCCGCGCCGCTTACGATCTCAGAAAGCTCTTGAGTAATCGCAGCCTGACGGGCCTTGTTGTAAATCAACTGAAGTTCATCGATGAGATCGCCAGCGTTGTCTGTTGCGTTCTTCATCGCCAGCATTCGTGCAGCCTGTTCACAAGCCGCGTTTTCAATCACCGCCTGATAAACCTGGGACTCGATGTACCGCCTTAACAACCCTTCGAGAAGGTCGCGGGCTTCGGGCTCGTAGATGTAGTCCCAGTGATGGGCCATTTCTTCACTGTCTTCTGCCTGCAGCGGAAGCACCTGCTCTACCGTCGGCGTTTGCGTCATGGTGTTCACAAACTCGTTGCTCACAAGGAACAGACGATCGATCCTGCCGTCTTCGTAAGCGTCGAGCATGGTTTTTACACCACCGATAAGATCCTCGAGAGAAGGCTCTTCACCGATATCCCGGGCCACCGCAATAACGTTGCCGCCATAGCTGTTAAAGAAGGCAATGGCTTTACTGCCGATGAGAGACAGGTCGATCTCGATATCCTGATCAGCCCACTCTTTCATGGCGCGTATCGTGGCCTTGAAGAGGTTCATGTTCAGACCGCCGCATAAACCGCGATCCGTAGACACGATGATGAAGCCCACGCGCTTGACTTCACGCTCTTCCATATAGACGTGACGGTATTCCGGTGCCGAGTTGGCGATGTGACCAACAACCGAGCGAATACGTCGGGCATAGGGCTTGCCGACTTCCATGCGGTCTTGGGCCTTGCGCATCTTACTCGCGGCGACCATCTCCATCGCACTCGTGATTTTCTGAGTGCTCTGGATGCTCGTGATCTTTGTGCGAACTTCCTTACCGGCTGCCATTAGTGCGTCTCCGGACTCAGTAAGTCTGTGTGGACTTGAAGTTCTGAATCAGCGATTCGAAGGTGCTCGAAATCTCGTCACTGTAATCACCGGATTCAACGATCTTCTGCATGAAGTCGCCATGCTCAGCATGGGCATAAGACAGCAGAGCAGATTCGAAATCACCGATCTTCTCGACCTCTACATCCTTCAGGTGGCCCTCGTTAGCCGCATAGAGCATGAGACCCATTTCCGCGATGCTCTGCGGAGAGTACTGCTTCTGCTTCATAAGTTCCGTAACGCGCTCGCCGTGATCAAGCTGGGCCTTCGTGGCTTCATCGAGATCCGAGGCGAACTGAGAAAAAGCCGCGAGTTCACGATACTGGGCCAGTGCGGTCCGGATACCACCGGAGAGCTTCTTGATCACCTTGGTCTGTGCTGCACCACCGACCCGCGATACAGAGATACCGGCATTCATCGCCGGACGTATACCGGAGTTGAACATATCGGTCTCAAGGAAAATCTGGCCGTCGGTGATGGAAATCACGTTGGTCGGTACAAAGGCAGAGACGTCACCGGCCTGGGTTTCAATAACCGGCAAGGCGGTCAGGGACCCGGTCTTGCCCTTAACAGCCCCATCCGTGAACTTTTCAACGTAGTCCGCGTTAACCCGTGCCGCTCGCTCCAGAAGACGCGAGTGCAAATAGAAAACGTCACCGGGATAAGCTTCACGACCCGGAGGACGACGGAGCAACAGTGAAATCTGACGGTAGGCGACAGCCTGCTTACTGAGGTCATCGTAAATGATCAGTGCATCTTCACCGCGGTCACGGTAATACTCACCCATGGTGCAACCGGCAAAAGGCGCCAGGTACTGCATGGCTGCAGGGTCCGAAGCGTTGGCAGCCACAACAATGGTGTGATCCATGGCGCCGTGTTCTTCGAGTTTTCGCACAACGGCCGCTACTGAAGATGTCTTCTGACCAACGGCAACGTAGACACATTTAATGCCCGTGCCCTTCTGGTTGATGATCGCGTCGACAGCAATTGCCGTCTTACCAATCTGGCGGTCACCAATGATCAGCTCTCGCTGACCACGACCGATGGGGACCATGGCATCAATAGCTTTCAGGCCAATTTGCACGGGCTGGTCTACGGATTGACGGGCGATAACACCGGGAGCAACCTTTTCAAGAGCATCGGTCATCGCCGCATTCACGGGACCCTTGCCATCGATAGGCGAGCCCAGGGCGTCGACCACGCGACCCTGAAGCTCAGGACCCACGGGAACTTCAAGAATTCGACCGGTGCAGCGGCAGGACTGACCTTCCGCCAGACCTTTGTAATCACCAAGAACAACCGCACCCACAGAGTCACGCTCAAGGTTAAGCGCCATTCCATAAACGCCGCCGTCAAACTCGATCATCTCGCCGTACATAACTTCGGTGAGACCGTGGATGCGAATAATACCGTCGGTAACGGAAACAATGGTTCCGACATTACGTGCTTCGCTGCTGACGTCCAGCTGATCGATTCGCTGGCGAATCAGATCGCTTATTTCAGATGGATTCAGTTGCTGCATGATCTGTTCCTCAAAAACTAGTTTGTCAGTGCTTCGGCAAGCTTGTTCAGCCGCCCGCGAACACTGCCATCGATAACCAGGTCGCCTGCGCGAATCAGTACCCCGCCTAACAGGCTGCTGTCGATACTGGTGCTGACAACAACCTCACGCTCGAGGCGTTTGCCAAGGGCCTGAGCGATGCGATCCCTGACCGTATCGGGTACTTCGAAAGGCGATACCATTTCTACATCGACGCTCTGCTCGCGCTGTGCCTTTAACTGGGCAAACAGCTCGAGAATATTCGGTACCAGGCCTAAGCGACGGTTCTCAGCCAACACGTGGAGAAAACGCTTGCGGCTTTCACCGAGCTCATCACCCATGAGACTGACAAAAGTTTCCGCCTGTTTCTCAGTGGTAAGCGAGGGATCGCCAAGAAGATTTTGCACCGCTTCATCGGATACTACCGCCGCGATGAGCTGAAGCTCGCTCAACCACTCACTCAGGGCATTTTCTGAGTCGGCATATTCAAAAGCGGCCCGAGCATAGGGTCGTGCGAGTGTACTGAGTTCTGCCATCAGTGCGGCCTACAGCTCTGCGGCAAGCTTGTCGACAAGTTCAGCGTGAGCTGAAGCGTCGATACTCGCACCCAGAACCTTCTCAGCACCGGCCAGAGACAGCATGGCAACCTGGCCGCGGAGCTGTTCCCGCGCCCGGTTGCTTTCCTGCTCTATCTCTGCCTGAGCCGCAGCTTTCACGCGGTCGGCTTCAGCTACTGCCGCTTCTTTGGCTTCGTCAACAATCTGGGCAGCCCGGCGGTTCGCGGCATCAACGATGCCCGCTGCTTCTTCCTTGGCTTCTTTTAAACGCTCAACAGCTTTCTCTTTCGCCAGTTCAAGATCGTGGCTGGCCTGGTCGGCAGCCGCGAGGCCTTCAGAGATCTTCTGCTCACGTTCCTGCATGGCGGCCAGAATAGGTGGCCACACGTACTTCATGCAGAAGACAACGAAGGCTACAAACGCCAACATTTGCCCGATGAGGGTAAGGTTAATATTCACTACCTGCTCCTTGCGAAAACACGCAGACGACAATCGCCGTCATGGGATAAGTAATCCGGCGTATTAAGCCGCTGCACCAGGTGCAACAACGAAGATCAGGAACATAGCGATACCAACACCAATAATGGGGATGGCATCTACCAGGCCAGCGCCCAGGAAGAAGGTTGTTTGCAGCTTGGGTGCCAGCTCCGGCTGACGGGCAGAACCTTCGATCAGCTTACCGCCGAGAAGGCCTACGCCAATGGCGGCGCCAAGACCACCGAGGCCCATCATAATTGCAGCAGCAACGTAGATCAGTTCCATTGTTTTCTCCTAAAGTCTCACAGTGTTGAAAGTTAAAAGGTGCGTTTGTAAATCAGTGTATCGGTCGTAAATCGTTGGTTCTGTTAATGGTCTTCATGGGCCATGCTGAGGTACACGATGGTCAGGACCATAAAAATGAAGGCCTGCAGAGTGATCACCAGAATATGGAAGATTGCCCAACCTATCTGCATGAGGGCGGCAGGTAACATCCACATGATGCCAGCGCTGAACAATGCAGCGATCAGAATGAAAATCATCTCTCCCGCATACATGTTGCCGAACAAACGCAGCCCCAGGGAAAAAGGCTTGGCCAGAAGACCTACCACTTCCATAAACAGGTTCACGGGAATGAATAGCGGGTGGTTAAATGGGTTCATCGTGAGTTCCTTGACGAAGCCGAAACCCTTTACCTTGATGGAGTAATAAAGCATGAGTACGAAAACGCCCACCGCCATGCCCATGGTGATGTTGGGGTCTGTGGACGGCACAATTTTCTGATATTCGACCCCCACCAGCATGAGGGTGTGAGGAATAAGATCGACGGGGATAAGGTCCATAAGGTTCATAAGAAACACCCAGACGAAAATCGTGAGTGCCAGAGGCGCTATGACAGGATTCCGACCGTGAAAAGTGTCTTTCACCGTATTGTCGACGAAGCCCACAACCATCTCTATAGCGTTCGTCATGCCCGTGGGTACACCGGAGGACGCCTTTTTGGCGATGCTTCGGAATAGCCAGCAGAAAATAATACCGAGACCGATAGACCAGATCATGGAATCAATATGTATGGCATTAAAGCCCATAGCGGCAGCTTCTTCGCCACCGTGAGCCATGGTCCATACGCCGCCTTCCTGGACCGTACTGCCATCGTGCCGATGATAACCGCCGGGCAGTTTTCCATAGGTAAGGTTCGTCAGGTGATGGACGATATAGTCTGAAATTGTCTGAGATTCGCCTGCCATCTGTGCTCTCGCCCTTTTACCCTTTTCCCTTCAGCTCTACGGTCAATTCATGACTGTTATTGCTGAGGCTTTAAACGCAATAAACGTTTCTAACCCTACACACGCGACCTACATAGCGTATGACTAACGAGTAGGTAGCGTACATGCCGCACATTACCCACGTAATCACGTGCTTACGTGCTTACGTGCTTACTTTGAGCGCAACAGCCGGATACCATCGACTATCTGTATCACCCAAAACACGCCAAAGCCTGCAAACACCCAACCGGGGCTCGCGGGCTGCAAAACTGCAAAGGTCAGTGCAAACGCCACCGCACTGAGTACAAATTTTCCGCCTTCTGCGCCCAAACCGAGACGCGCCGCCTGTTGCGCGCTTTGCCGGGCCGCCGCGGTGATTCGCACCGCGAAATAAGCCTGAGGCACGATAGCGCACATCGCTCCACACACCAGAGATACCGCGTTGGCTAAACCGGCCACCAAATAAACACTTGGAGCCACCAACAACAGCAACATCATCTGGATAAGGGTGGTCCGCAGATACCGCGGCCTTGGGGGCGTCTTGTGCGCGGCCTGAACAGCCTTTTCCCCCACCCCTTCTTGCGCCACTAACTCGTACGTCCTGATTTGGGCGGGCGCATTATAGGAGGTATACCTACCGCGTTCAAGCAAAGGGATGAGGTGTTACGGGAATAAAAAGCTAAAGAAATACAAGGACTAAGCCTGCTATCCGGGTAAGTACTAGATGTAGGCGAAAGAACGCTCATAACAGCCACATCTGGTAGCTTTTACGCACTTTAAGCGCCAATTACTTCAAGTGGCTCAGGATACCGTCGAGCTCATCCAGACTGCCGTAGTTGAGAATCAGCTTCCCCTTGCCGCTGGCACTGTGTTGAATATGCACGGCGCTGCCGAGTTTTTGTGACAACTCGTCCTGAAGGCTTCGAATATTGGGATCGAGAGTTTTTGGCTGAGCCGCCGGTTTCTCAGACTGCTGTTGCCGCACCAAAGCTTCCGTCTGCCTGACAGACAGACCTTTGGCGACCACACGTCGTGCCAGTTGCACCTGCTGCTCGGCATCCAGGGTCAGGAGGCAACGGGCATGGCCCATATCCAGATCCCCGTGCTCCAGCATAGTTCGCACATCTGGTGCCAGGGCAATGAGACGTAAAAGATTGGCAACCGCTGACCGCGATTTACCTACGGCATCCGCAACCTGCTGCTGGGTCATCTCGAACTCGTTTTGCAGACGCTCCAGAGCATAGGCCTCTTCGATAGGATTCAGGTCCTCCCGCTGAATATTCTCGATGAGGGACATGGCAATTGCCGATTCGTCGGAGACATTCCGAATCAGCGCAGGAATGGTATCGAGCCCGGCCTGCTGTACTGCGCGCCAGCGCCGCTCTCCCGCAATGATTTCAAAACGCTCTTTGGCGATGGGTCTGACGACAATTGGCTGCATAACCCCCTGGGCCTTGATGCTGTCCGCCAGCTCCTGCAGGGCAAAGGGATCAAAGTCCCGTCGGGGTTGGTATTGCCCGCGCTGAATCAGGTCCACGGGAAGCTCCTGGAGCAGGCCTTTGTCCGAGCTGCTTTCCTCGGGAGCTGATGATGGCTCCTCAGAGCGCTGACTCCCTGCGAGGAGTGCATCAAGACCCTTACCGAGGCTACGACGCTTAGTGGCCATGGCTATACTCCAACCCCGCGGTTTGATGAGAGGAGGCGCTCTTCACGCCGGATCATTTCACCAGCAAGAGCCATATAGGCTCGGGACCCGCGGGAATACTTGTCGTAATGCATGGCCGGAACACCATGACTCGGCGCCTCTGCCAGACGAACATTTCTGGGGATGACTGTTCGATAGACCTTTTCACCAAAATGTTCATGTAACTGGGATGAGACCGCATTGGTGAGACTGTTGCGGGGATCGTACATGGTTCGCAAAATGCCTTCGACCTCCAAGCCGACGTTAACACTGGAGCGAACCTGCTCAATGGTATCGAGGAGAGCCGACAGACCTTCGAGGGCAAAATACTCGCACTGCATTGCGATGATCACCCCGTCGGCAGCAACCAAACCATTTAAAGTCAGCAGGTTAAGTGACGGCGGGCAATCAATGAGGATGTAATCGTAGCTGGATTGCACTTGCCCGAGAGCCGCTCGGAGGCGCCTTTCCCGGCCGTCGACCTGAATCAACTCTACCTCTGCCGCGGTTACATCGCCGTTAGCCGGCAGGACCATGAACCCCCCTTCGGCTGCATCCTGAACAGCATCGGCTACACCACAGGCTTCGACAAGAACATCGTAAACGCTGCGTTTCAGGGAGTACTTATCCACACCGCTCCCCATGCTGGCGTTGCCCTGGGGATCGAGATCTACCAGAAGGACTCGCTTTCTCATAGCGGCCAGGGAGGCTGCGAGATTGACGCAGGTAGTGGTTTTTCCGACACCGCCCTTCTGGTTGGCAATAGCTATTATGCGTGCCACTAGCTTATTCGCTTCATTGCAGGTCCAAATTAACCTTGGGTCCGATCCGCAGCAAGCAGCGGTACTCAGGCAGCCCCGGTACGTCTAAATCAGTGATTGAAACGGGCAATGATTTGCAATCAATGCGCTCCAACTCATCATCAGGGCGTTGCCCTTTCATGGCAAGAAACTCTCCCGACGGCAGCAACAGGTGCTCGCAGCCGGATATCATAGCATCGAGGGATGCAAAGGCGCGGGACAGGACCGCGTCGTAGCGCTCCCCGGGGACAAAATCAGCTACCCGGGACTTTACGATCTCAACGTTATCAAGGGACAGTTCGTTAGCGGCATGAGTCAGAAACCGGGTTTTCTTACCGTTACTGTCCAGGAGGGAAAAGTGTTTATCCGGAAGGGCGATCGCCAGTGGAATGCCGGGCAAACCGGCTCCCGTGCCCACATCGATAAACCGCTGTCCCCGCAGATGCGGTAGCACCGCAAGACTATCCAGAAGATGTTTAGTCACCATGACCGCTTCGTCACGGATGGCGGTGAGGTTGTAGGCCTTATTCCACCGGGACAGTAATTTGAGGTACT from Congregibacter litoralis KT71 includes these protein-coding regions:
- a CDS encoding F0F1 ATP synthase subunit B, whose product is MNINLTLIGQMLAFVAFVVFCMKYVWPPILAAMQEREQKISEGLAAADQASHDLELAKEKAVERLKEAKEEAAGIVDAANRRAAQIVDEAKEAAVAEADRVKAAAQAEIEQESNRAREQLRGQVAMLSLAGAEKVLGASIDASAHAELVDKLAAEL
- a CDS encoding F0F1 ATP synthase subunit epsilon → MAMTIHCDIVSAEEEIFSGLVESLIATGEMGELGVNYGHAPLLSSLIPGPVRITLQNGEEQVYYVSGGYLEVQPGVVSILADTAMRAADVDEAAAEEARRDAEQALANQTGDFDYGRASSQLAEAAAQLATLRKMRNRAGR
- a CDS encoding F0F1 ATP synthase subunit delta translates to MAELSTLARPYARAAFEYADSENALSEWLSELQLIAAVVSDEAVQNLLGDPSLTTEKQAETFVSLMGDELGESRKRFLHVLAENRRLGLVPNILELFAQLKAQREQSVDVEMVSPFEVPDTVRDRIAQALGKRLEREVVVSTSIDSSLLGGVLIRAGDLVIDGSVRGRLNKLAEALTN
- the atpA gene encoding F0F1 ATP synthase subunit alpha — protein: MQQLNPSEISDLIRQRIDQLDVSSEARNVGTIVSVTDGIIRIHGLTEVMYGEMIEFDGGVYGMALNLERDSVGAVVLGDYKGLAEGQSCRCTGRILEVPVGPELQGRVVDALGSPIDGKGPVNAAMTDALEKVAPGVIARQSVDQPVQIGLKAIDAMVPIGRGQRELIIGDRQIGKTAIAVDAIINQKGTGIKCVYVAVGQKTSSVAAVVRKLEEHGAMDHTIVVAANASDPAAMQYLAPFAGCTMGEYYRDRGEDALIIYDDLSKQAVAYRQISLLLRRPPGREAYPGDVFYLHSRLLERAARVNADYVEKFTDGAVKGKTGSLTALPVIETQAGDVSAFVPTNVISITDGQIFLETDMFNSGIRPAMNAGISVSRVGGAAQTKVIKKLSGGIRTALAQYRELAAFSQFASDLDEATKAQLDHGERVTELMKQKQYSPQSIAEMGLMLYAANEGHLKDVEVEKIGDFESALLSYAHAEHGDFMQKIVESGDYSDEISSTFESLIQNFKSTQTY
- the rimK gene encoding 30S ribosomal protein S6--L-glutamate ligase, whose amino-acid sequence is MNQDQKLIVGSEEWCSFPALGIPAVKARVDSGAKTSSLHAFNIHPFNRNGEKWISFEVHPIQRNRKTTVRCESPVIDRRFVKSSSGDREKRYVINSSVHIGGSSFDIELTLSNRDTMGYRMLLGREAMSGRMLVDPAASFSVGDLTPTQLSQMYGVATEPSSGLKIGVLASNPELYSNKRLMEAGANRGHEMVFLDIKLCYMKLDAETPEIHYRGGWILNDIDAVIPRIRPQLTFYGCALTRHFESIDVYPLNNASSISYSRDKLYSLQLLQRKGLEIPTTGFANSPMDTAELIDMVGGAPLIVKLLQGTQGRGVVLAETRKAGESVINAIKSLNANLLVQEFIKEAQGRDLRCFVIDGKVIASIERRAAPGEFRANLHQGGSAALVRITPEERRLAIKATKALGLQVAGVDIIRSAKGPLLLEVNSSPGLEGIETATGKDIAGDMIASIERALNWKPAAKT
- the atpD gene encoding F0F1 ATP synthase subunit beta, producing MSSGRVVQIIGAVIDVEFPRDSVPRVYDALKITEKDITLEVQQQLGDGVVRTIAMGSSEGLSRGLGVDNTGAPIAVPVGGETLGRIMDVLGNPIDERGPIGEKERASIHRAAPTYEELSASDDLLETGIKVIDLVCPFAKGGKVGLFGGAGVGKTVNMMELINNIALQHSGLSVFAGVGERTREGNDFYYEMQESKVVDIENPSNSKVAMVYGQMNEPPGNRLRVALTGLTMAEKFRDEGRDVLLFVDNIYRYTLAGTEVSALLGRMPSAVGYQPTLAEEMGALQERITSTKTGSITSIQAVYVPADDLTDPSPATTFAHLDSTVVLSRDIAAKGIYPAVDPLDSTSRQLDPLLIGNEHYEAARGVQNVLQRYKELKDIIAILGMDELSEEDKQTVDRARKIERFLSQPFHVAEIFTGAPGKYVSLKDTIAGFNAILAGEYDHLPEQAFYMVGSIDEAVEKAKNL
- the atpG gene encoding F0F1 ATP synthase subunit gamma, giving the protein MAAGKEVRTKITSIQSTQKITSAMEMVAASKMRKAQDRMEVGKPYARRIRSVVGHIANSAPEYRHVYMEEREVKRVGFIIVSTDRGLCGGLNMNLFKATIRAMKEWADQDIEIDLSLIGSKAIAFFNSYGGNVIAVARDIGEEPSLEDLIGGVKTMLDAYEDGRIDRLFLVSNEFVNTMTQTPTVEQVLPLQAEDSEEMAHHWDYIYEPEARDLLEGLLRRYIESQVYQAVIENAACEQAARMLAMKNATDNAGDLIDELQLIYNKARQAAITQELSEIVSGAAAIS
- the atpE gene encoding F0F1 ATP synthase subunit C translates to MELIYVAAAIMMGLGGLGAAIGVGLLGGKLIEGSARQPELAPKLQTTFFLGAGLVDAIPIIGVGIAMFLIFVVAPGAAA
- the glmU gene encoding bifunctional UDP-N-acetylglucosamine diphosphorylase/glucosamine-1-phosphate N-acetyltransferase GlmU; amino-acid sequence: MKLEVVILAAGQGTRMRSDLPKVLHPLANKPLLAHVLASARMLMPVRIHVVIGHGSELVREALDAEDLVWVMQEEQLGTAHAVLQAMPGIDGDSTVLILYGDVPLLRASTLEGLIDNAPALLTAVLDDPEGYGRVLRDSGDQLEGVVEHKDATEEQRRISEINTGVLAYPASLLADYLPRVGNANAQGEFYLPDVLSMAVKDGHCVAALRADEASEVMGINDRIQLAEAETVHRERAAVALMTAGVSLADPARIDVRGSLHCGRDVFIDVNCVFEGEVTIGEGVHIGPNCVLKNCTVGVDTQIHAMSHIDDSQVGGSCSVGPYARLRPGTVLADGARIGNFVETKKATIGPGSKVNHLSYVGDAELGGGVNIGAGTITCNYDGVNKHKTSLGDDVFIGSNSTLVAPLDVGEGGFVAAGSTVTRDVPESSLGVSRAKQRNIAEWQTPKQRAENDETQSGD